One Microcaecilia unicolor chromosome 8, aMicUni1.1, whole genome shotgun sequence DNA window includes the following coding sequences:
- the R3HDML gene encoding peptidase inhibitor R3HDML — translation MIFLHLHLCFTSLLLWTVHSSSSFLLPNATELLLPSRANEVNFRFGVGVPRSRRKRYISPGDMSAILDYHNQARSQVFPPAANMEYMMWDEGLARSAEAWASQCIWDHGPSHVLRYIGQNLALHSGRYRSIISLVQSWYNERHYYSFPYPQECYPRCPNKCSGSICGHYTQMVWASSNRIGCAVNTCRNVKMPGSTTRMAVLLVCNYSIKGNWIGEAPYKLGAPCSACPPSYGGVCSNKLCFSGIKSNSLRWL, via the exons ATGATTTTCTTGCATCTCCATCTGTGCTTCACCAGTTTGCTCCTCTGGACTGTGCATAGCTCCAGTTCTTTTTTGCTTCCAAATGccactgagctgctgctcccatccAGGGCCAACGAGGTTAACTTCAGGTTTGGCGTCGGGGTCCCAAGAAGCCGTCGAAAGCGTTATATCTCTCCTGGAGACATGAGTGCAATTTTGGATTATCATAACCAGGCGCGCTCACAGGTCTTCCCACCAGCTGCGAACATGGAGTACATG ATGTGGGATGAAGGCCTGGCCAGGTCGGCAGAAGCCTGGGCTTCACAGTGTATTTGGGACCATGGACCTTCACATGTTCTGAGATACATCGGCCAGAATCTCGCTCTTCATTCCGGCAg GTATCGCTCCATTATCAGCCTTGTTCAGTCTTGGTATAATGAACGTCACTATTACTCCTTCCCATACCCGCAAGAATGTTACCCCAGATGCCCAAACAAATGTAGCGGTTCTATCTGCGGCCACTACACACAG ATGGTGTGGGCCTCATCGAACCGAATCGGCTGTGCTGTCAATACCTGCAGGAACGTAAAGATGCCCGGAAGCACAACGAGAATGGCTGTACTGCTGGTGTGCAATTACTCCATCAA agGCAACTGGATAGGAGAGGCACCATACAAACTGGGAGCACCATGTTCAGCCTGCCCACCAAGTTATGGAGGTGTTTGCAGCAACAAATTATGCTTTTCAGGAATTAAATCCAATAGTCTTAGATGGTTATAG